A portion of the Juglans microcarpa x Juglans regia isolate MS1-56 chromosome 1D, Jm3101_v1.0, whole genome shotgun sequence genome contains these proteins:
- the LOC121241896 gene encoding LOW QUALITY PROTEIN: heavy metal-associated isoprenylated plant protein 33-like (The sequence of the model RefSeq protein was modified relative to this genomic sequence to represent the inferred CDS: deleted 2 bases in 1 codon), with protein MSKEDFVKIQKSVLKVNIHCDGCKQKVKKILQKIDGVYFTEIDAEQGKVIVTGNVDPAVLIKKLVKSGKHAELWGAPKANNNNMNQLVNQFKNMQVENGKGGNNKGQKGGNNQPKGGQPNHQQQQQQHLQQQLQQQLQQQQHLQQQQHLQQQLQQLQQIQQMKEFPGLKLPQFKDMKMPTKDQNANQKAVRFDLPDDDDEFDDEFDEYDDDDDYDEDDFDEMDDPPSLNKMKPVMGNGQGPPNMMMNGMMNKINPQFMNAPKGGSGGGGNGGGNGKKGGGGALPVQVNGGNSDGKHGNGGKKGGGGGGNNQNQGGGGGKNGGKNGGGVPSDAKNPNGGGAGPKNGHNGANGNNSNVNGAKKNDGVHAMNAPGMHMGGPHGLVGGNVGHMGSMNMPMGQMGNIPAVQGLPATAMNGGGGGYFQGAGPEAMPGNPYQQQQYLAAMMQQQQQQQQQRAAMANERFQHMMYARPPPAVNYMPPYNPYPPPPDSYTHAFSDENTSGCNVM; from the exons ATGAGTAaagaagattttgtgaagatCCAG AAATCTGTCCTCAAAGTGAACATCCACTGTGATGGATGTAAGCAGAAAGTGAAGAAGATCTTGCAAAAAATTGATG GCGTTTATTTCACAGAAATAGATGCGGAGCAGGGGAAGGTGATAGTCACTGGAAATGTAGACCCAGCAGTGCTCATCAAGAAGCTTGTGAAGTCGGGAAAACATGCAGAGCTCTGGGGTGCTCCAAAGGCCAACAACAATAACATGAACCAACTGGTCAATCAATTCAAGAATATGCAAGTTGAGAATGGCAAAGGTGGGAACAACAAAGGTCAGAAGGGTGGTAACAACCAGCCCAAAGGTGGACAACCGAACcaccagcagcagcagcagcaacatcTGCAGCAACAGCTACAGCAACAGCTGCAGCAACAGCAACATCTGCAGCAACAGCAACATCTGCAGCAACAGCTACAGCAGCTGCAGCAAATTCAACAGATGAAAGAGTTTCCAGGTCTGAAGCTGCCCCAATTCAAGGACATGAAAATGCCCACCAAGGACCAGAACGCAAACCAAAAGGCAGTGAGGTTCGACTTGCCAGACGATGATGACGAGTTTGatgatgaatttgatgaatatgatgatgatgatgattatgatgaggatgactttgatgaaatgGACGATCCA CCATCCCTTAATAAGATGAAACCTGTAATGGGTAATGGTCAGGGGCCGCCTAACATGATGATGAATGgtatgatgaataaaattaacCCACAGTTCATGAATGCTCCGAAGGGAGgaagtggtggtggtggaaatGGTGGTGGAAATGGCAAAAAAGGTGGTGGTGGAGCTTTGCCTGTTCAGGTAAATGGTGGCAACAGTGATGGCAAACATGGAAATGGAGGAAAGAAGGGCGGTGGCGGTGGAGGTAACAATCAAAATCAAGGCGGTGGGGGTGGTAAAAATGGTGGTAAAAATGGAGGCGGCGTTCCCTCGGATGCTAAAAATCCAAACGGTGGTGGGGCAGGTCCCAAGAATGGCCACAATGGTGCTAATGGAAACAACAGTAATGTCAATGGGGCGAAAAAGAATGATGGGGTTCATGCCATGAACGCTCCTGGGATGCACATGGGTGGACCTCATGGTTTGGTCGGAGGAAACGTCGGTCATATGGGCAGCATGAACATGCCGATGGGCCAAATGGGTAACATCCCGGCCGTCCAAGGCCTTCCGGCGACCGCCATGAACGGTGGTGGAGGCGGGTATTTCCAGGGTGCTGGACCTGAGGCGATGCCTGGCAACCCATACCAACAGCAGCAATACCTGGCAGCAAtgatgcagcagcagcagcagcagcagcagcagcgcGCCGCAATGGCGAATGAAAGGTTCCAACACATGATGTATGCCAGGCCCCCTCCGGCAGTCAATTACATGCCTCCATATAACCCCTACCCGCCTCCGCCCGATTCATACACCCACGCTTTTAGTGACGAGAATACATCGGGTTGTAATGTCATGTGA